The following proteins come from a genomic window of Lycium ferocissimum isolate CSIRO_LF1 chromosome 4, AGI_CSIRO_Lferr_CH_V1, whole genome shotgun sequence:
- the LOC132054444 gene encoding uncharacterized protein LOC132054444: protein MGEMQCGCLITDYGFSFKGVNEWNFLRNRLLSSLADLKERFDKVDRSRGYQLHREICTISQGKGPSFGESTASYAGKGSSFYKQTSNYSGAEVGVSSALYTGKGPPFHKQKKNYNLQIAGPH, encoded by the exons ATGGGAGAAATGCAATGCGGTTGTCTTATCACAGATTATGGGTTCAGTTTTAAAGGAGTTAATGAGTGGAATTTCTTACGCAATAGACTCCTCAGTAGTCTGGCAGATCTAAAGGAAAGATTCGATAAGGTTGATAGATCTAGGGGATATCAGTTACACAGAGAGATTTGCACAATTTCGCAAG GAAAAGGACCCTCATTTGGTGAGTCAACTGCATCATATGCAGGAAAAGGTTCTTCATTCTACAAGCAGACTAGTAACTACTCTGGGGCTGAGGTTGGTGTATCCTCAGCATTGTATACAGGAAAAGGACCACCATTTCACAAGCAGAAAAAGAACTACAATCTGCAAATTGCAGGGCCACACTAA